In a single window of the Arachis hypogaea cultivar Tifrunner chromosome 6, arahy.Tifrunner.gnm2.J5K5, whole genome shotgun sequence genome:
- the LOC112756128 gene encoding uncharacterized protein, producing MPELGFHHHHHESAASWMRTRGRSRSRRSSSSSHTPASTRSTAALRGAAAAAAGDSTSPDSVIFTLESNLSFFSSASASVERCSFASDAHDRDSLASELSLHLAGNHESEFPQSETWSGPDPDPDPNKELADLAHSRKLQAVFCGKGEKAKVQKGDSDADSDDGNELLEFDSARNSFSLALRECQDRRSRSDALYNKHDRRRPASLDLNNGIATGSSPRLGAVKKSSVSSRRSGSGTFPSPGTPNYRQGGVAMQKGWCSERVPLHSSAARKQVGAALLPLSNGRTLPSKWEDAERWILSPVSGDGMGRVLPQQQRRPKSKSGPLGPPGIAFYSMYSPSVPMFEGRNGGNFIAGSPFSAGVISADGLAVTSGGHAGVLPGRTDPCMARSVSVHGCSEMQSQSSMPPQENFDCFKDAATNVSPEVSRRDMATQMSPEGSSCSSPNMRTSFSASTPPVLPITELQSVSFSKMDIRDVQVDERVTMTRWSKKHRALFSGRGSENVDRWKMKETSSQSSSLDSSERSKTASKAKREEAKIIAWENLQKAKAEAAIRKLEMKLEKKRASSMDKIMNKLRVAQKKAQEMRSSVSTNQPHQVVRTSHRALLFRRTGQMSSLSGCFTCHAF from the exons ATGCCGGAGCTAGGGTTTCACCATCACCACCACGAATCAGCAGCCTCATGGATGAGAACAAGAggaagaagcagaagcagaaggagTAGCAGCAGCAGCCACACTCCTGCTTCTACCAGATCCACAGCTGCACTTCGCGGTGCCGCCGCCGCCGCTGCTGGTGACAGTACCAGTCCTGACTCCGTTATATTCACGCTCGAATCCAATCTCAGCTTCTTCTCCTCCGCCTCCGCCAGCGTCGAACGCTGCTCCTTCGCTTCCGATGCTCACGACCGTGATTCCCTCGCCTCCGAGCTCTCGCTG CATTTGGCAGGGAACCACGAGAGTGAGTTTCCACAGAGCGAGACCTGGAGCGGTCCAGATCCGGATCCGGATCCGAACAAAGAACTTGCAGATTTGGCGCATAGCAGGAAGCTACAAGCTGTGTTCTGTGGAAAGGGAGAAAAAGCGAAAG TTCAAAAGGGAGACAGTGATGCTGACAGTGATGATGGAAATGAATTATTGGAATTTGATTCTGCTAGAAACTCCTTTTCCCTAGCTCTGAGAG AATGCCAGGATAGGAGATCAAGATCTGATGCATTGTACAACAAGCATGATAGGAGAAGGCCTGCTTCATTGGATCTGAACAATGGCATTGCCACGGGATCTTCGCCTCGCCTTGGAGCTGTGAAAAAGAGTTCAGTTTCGTCTAGAAGGTCTGGTTCTGGCACTTTCCCTAGTCCCGGTACACCGAATTATCGGCAAGGTGGTGTTGCAATGCAAAAGGGTTGGTGCTCAGAGAGAGTTCCTTTGCATTCTAGTGCTGCGCGCAAGCAGGTTGGTGCGGCATTGTTGCCTCTCAGCAACGGCAGGACTTTGCCATCCAAGTGGGAAGATGCTGAGAGATGGATTCTGAGTCCTGTTTCAGGAGATGGCATGGGGAGAGTGCTCCCACAGCAGCAGAGGAGGCCCAAGTCAAAAAGTGGTCCACTTGGGCCACCTGGTATTGCATTTTACTCGATGTATTCACCTTCTGTGCCAATGTTTGAAGGCAGGAATGGAGGGAATTTTATTGCAGGTTCGCCGTTTTCTGCTGGTGTCATCTCAGCTGATGGATTAGCTGTCACTTCTGGTGGCCATGCTGGAGTGCTTCCGGGGAGAACGGATCCTTGTATGGCTCGCTCAGTTAGTGTCCATGGATGCTCTGAGATGCAGAGTCAGTCTTCAATGCCTCCCCAAG AGAATTTCGATTGTTTCAAAGATGCTGCCACCAATGTATCTCCGGAAGTTTCAAGGCGAGACATGGCAACACAGATGAGCCCAGAGGGTAGCTCATGCTCCTCTCCTAATATGAGGACTTCTTTCTCGGCCTCCACTCCACCTGTCCTGCCCATAACAGAATTGCAGAGTGTCTCATTCTCAAAAATGGATATCAGGGATGTGCAGGTAGATGAACGCGTTACAATGACAAGGTGGTCCAAGAAACACAGGGCTTTATTTTCTGGCAGAGGATCAGAAAATGTGGACCGCTGGAAAATGAAAGAAACAAGTTCTCAATCTTCATCTTTGGACAGTTCCGAAAGATCAAAGACTGCTTCAAA GGCTAAAAGGGAGGAAGCCAAAATCATTGCATGGGAGAACTTGCAAAAGGCAAAAGCTGAGGCAGCAATACGGAAACTAGAG ATGAAGTTGGAAAAGAAGCGAGCATCCTCTATGGATAAGATCATGAACAAACTGAGGGTAGCTCAGAAAAAAGCTCAGGAAATGAGAAGTTCAGTTTCAACCAACCAGCCCCATCAGGTTGTCAGAACTTCGCACAGGGCACTGTTATTTCGTAGAACTGGCCAGATGAGTTCTCTTAGTGGTTGTTTCACATGCCATGCCTTCTAA
- the LOC112757912 gene encoding glutamate receptor 2.4-like, which produces MSRWLSMLSLALLLPLIVWSKANDSKDHEREGRRSCIDYKILNIGAIIDFHSLIGMEQKIAMEVAIKDVNSILSCSKLVLNFNDSHRNPSSMVAADLANSKKVQAIIGTKLDGATLVNEILQSSKEIPIISLTSSSEIRQIPLPNFIQIGNDITLNLQCIAAIICEFNWRKVTAIYEHDNGFTSYDSDILTKLSYSLSHVNSEIENYVAFPSVDTLLDPKTAIEHELKKLKNKSYNRVFLILQSSLEFATILFEKANQMGLMEKGSVWIITDDIASHLDSLDYSSVTFNMQGVIGCKTSFVELSQTFKRFKFAFRREFGLEYPEEEIENPIQVSLLLELMMPFGSLLML; this is translated from the exons ATGTCTCGTTGGTTATCAATGTTGTCTTTGGCACTGCTGTTGCCTCTGATTGTGTGGTCCAAAGCTAATGATAGTAAAGATCatgaaagagaaggaagaagaagctgCATAGACTACAAGATTTTGAACATTGGAGCAATCATAGACTTCCATTCACTAATTGGAATGGAGCAGAAGATAGCTATGGAAGTTGCTATCAAAGATGTTAATAGCATATTGAGTTGTTCCAAGCTTGTTTTGAACTTCAATGATTCTCATCGGAATCCATCTAGTATGGTGGCAGCTG ATCTTGCAAACAGCAAAAAGGTGCAAGCTATCATAGGAACAAAACTTGATGGAGCAACATTGGTCAATGAGATTCTTCAAAGCTCAAAGGAAATTCCCATCATATCCCTAACATCAAGTTCAGAAATAAGACAAATTCCATTGCCAAACTTCATACAAATAGGTAATGACATTACCTTAAACTTACAATGCATTGCAGCCATCATATGTGAATTCAATTGGAGAAAAGTGACAGCAATTTATGAACATGACAATGGATTCACCTCTTATGATTCAGATATATTAACAAAACTCTCATATTCTCTTAGCCATGTTAATTCTGAGATTGAAAACTATGTAGCTTTTCCTTCAGTGGACACCCTTTTAGACCCAAAAACAGCTATAGAACATGAACTTAAGAAGCTAAAGAACAAGAGCTATAACAGGGTTTTCTTGATTCTACAATCATCATTAGAGTTTGCAACTATTCTGTTCGAGAAAGCGAATCAGATGGGGTTGATGGAAAAAGGGTCAGTGTGGATCATCACAGATGACATAGCTAGCCATCTTGATTCACTGGATTATTCATCTGTTACCTTCAATATGCAAGGTGTTATTGGGTGCAAAACAAGCTTCGTCGAGTTGAGCCAGACATTCAAACGTTTCAAATTCGCGTTCCGCCGCGAATTTGGGTTGGAATATcctgaagaagaaatagaaaacCCCATCCAAGTCTCTCTGCTCTTAGAGCTTATGATGCCATTTGGATCATTGCTCATGCTCTAA
- the LOC112756131 gene encoding uncharacterized protein isoform X1: MVTEGPAIEALGSLFKITQVFLWDDGSPGSLPLEGSKSAEVHGNGNDNDNENDSSNLVPDWSDLLEPEDLELNKQMSELGLPLSFHTTKEKSGPGKGKKKGSRSKLRRTCHTAEEVVSAAEFHDKASSSVSCVSMLGQSESSYCSVMEIDMTRCASVEGDNSACCTAEKHDEDIIEAATNETPDSDSLINNACVDLKIPPALATGVSAGSHLTSPSASYCGIKHDESLIGVECLEISPIVSKETTESETICNDDDAGTWHPPTNESELVTMSIEGTGCGQINMSNYLGELGDWMVFWDTFYMRKYFYNTTTQTSTWDPPPGMEHLAIVESIELDDGRALKEAEECKTQNNTKAPHETLIEEESEGKQHDEYSTSIEVGGKLVSDLTTHSEEQLVDHSDEYLERSSSNGGVSCSSVSNAMEHTISSNEGNIQAASEVNYKHLENMVIDTPEYIEFDPSTSKEGNKVKRRHRQRRKSYSETEVQFQEMPEEYPAAIGKYWWQRYILFSRFDDGVKMDEEGWFSVTPEPIARHQAERCASGIIIDCFVGVGGNAIQFVKSCNHVIAIDIDPLKIDYARHNAAIYGVDDQINFIIGDFFVLAPKLKADTVFLSPPWGGPDYLKVATYDMKTMLKPHDGFTLFNLAKEIASKVVMFLPRNVDFNQLAELSLSTSPPWSLEVEKVHLNGKLKAITAYFSDTRVGGCSMNKHIRFCSSSSDEESGSLQ, encoded by the exons ATGGTTACGGAAGGACCCGCCATCGAAGCTCTCGGTTCTCTCTTCAAAATCACACAAGTCTTTCTATG GGATGATGGTTCTCCGGGTTCTCTCCCACTAGAAGGCTCT AAATCGGCTGAAGTTCATGGCAATGGCAATGACAATGACAATGAAAATGACAGCTCGAACCTTGTTCCTG ATTGGAGCGATCTTCTCGAACCTGAGGATTTGGAACTTAACAAACAGATGAGTGAATTGGGTCTCCCTCTTTCCTTTCACACAACCAAAGAG AAAAGTGGACCAGGGAAAGGTAAAAAAAAGGGCTCACGTTCAAAGCTTCGGCGTACTTGTCATACTGCAGAGGAGGTTGTATCTGCTGCTGAATTTCATGATAAGGCAAGCAGTTCTGTATCTTGTGTATCAATGCTGGGCCAAAGTGAATCATCTTACTGCAGTGTAATGGAGATTGATATGACTCGATGTGCCTCTGTTGAAGGAGATAATTCAGCATGCTGCACTGCAGAGAAACATGATGAAGATATAATTGAGGCAGCAACTAATGAAACCCCGGATAGTGACTCTCTAATCAACAATGCATGTGTTGATTTAAAAATTCCACCAGCTTTGGCCACCGGAGTCTCTGCTGGAAGCCACTTGACAAGTCCCAGCGCCAGTTATTGTGGGATAAAACACGATGAAAGCTTAATTGGCGTTGAATGTTTAGAAATTTCACCAATTGTTAGCAAAGAGACGACCGAGAGTGAGACCATTtgcaatgatgatgatgctggCACTTGGCATCCACCAACTAATGAATCAGAATTGGTTACCATGAGTATAGAAGGGACTGGATGTGGCCAAATCAACATGTCAAATTATCTTGGCGAACTCGGAGATTGGATGGTGTTTTGGGATACTTTCTACATGAGAAAATACTTCTATAATACCACAACACAGACTTCTACATGGGACCCACCCCCAGGGATGGAGCATCTAGCAATTGTTGAGTCCATTGAATTAGACGATGGCAGGGCTTTAAAGGAAGCAGAGGAGtgcaaaacacaaaataacactaAAGCACCCCATGAAACCTTGATTGAAGAGGAGTCAGAAGGAAAGCAACATGATGAGTATTCAACTAGTATCGAAGTTGGTGGCAAGTTGGTTTCCGATCTCACTACACATAGCGAGGAGCAATTGGTGGATCATTCTGATGAGTATCTTGAGAGAAGTagttccaacggtggagtttcatGCTCCTCAGTATCAAATGCTATGGAGCACACAATTAG TTCCAATGAAGGAAACATACAGGCAGCATCAGAGGTTAATTATAAACACTTAGAAAACATGGTTATTGATACACCTGAATATATCGAGTTTGATCCATCCACGTCAAAAGAGGGCAATAAAGTGAAAAGGAGACATAGGCAGAGAAGAAAATCCTATAGTGAAACTGAAG TTCAATTTCAAGAAATGCCTGAAGAGTATCCTGCTGCAATTGGCAAATATTGGTGGCAGAGATATATTTTGTTCTCTAGATTTGATGATGGTGTAAAAATGGATGAGGAAGGATGGTTTTCTGTCACTCCAGAGCCTATTGCTCGACATCAAGCAGAGCGTTGTGCTAGTGGCATTATAATTGACTGTTTTGTTGGTGTTGGTGGGAATGCTATCCAATTTGTGAAGAG TTGCAATCATGTGATAGCGATTGATATTGATCCGCTGAAGATTGATTATGCTAGGCATAATGCTGCCATTTATGGGGTGGATGATCAAATTAACTTCATAATCGGTGACTTCTTTGTCTTGGCACCTAAGTTAAAG GCCGATACGGTTTTCTTGTCTCCACCTTGGGGAGGACCTGATTATTTAAAGGTTGCGACTTATGACATGAAGACAATGCTTAAACCGCATGATGG ATTTACTCTGTTCAATCTTGCAAAGGAGATTGCTTCCAAAGTTGTAATGTTCCTTCCAAGAAATGTAGATTTCAATCAATTGGCAGAGTTATCTCTATCTACCAGTCCACCATGGTCACTAGAG GTGGAGAAAGTTCACTTAAATGGAAAACTGAAGGCGATCACTGCATATTTCAGCGACACAAGAGTTGGAGGTTGCTCGATGAATAAACACATTCGCTTCTGCTCaagctcaagtgatgaagaatcaGGATCCCTGCAATGA
- the LOC112756132 gene encoding THO complex subunit 5A-like, giving the protein MRTVEDGGGIEDEEMVVPTAESGSRDSNASSSEECPFRLLRDAKASAESIVSEMLSFKRDGKPKSLLRELISQMLLQFLNLRQINRSILVEEERVRSETESAKVPLESTTLQLHNLMYEKSYYVKAIKACKELTTKYPDIELVSEEEFFRDAPEEVKGCVLSNHSAHDLMLKRLNFELSQRKKLCKLHEKLEQKKKTLSETIAKRKKFLSTLPSNFKPLKKASLPVQNQLGLEHTKKIKRHHSAELLPQPLYVIFSQLSAQKEAFGEAIDLEIIGNVKDAQALAHHQALKDNGISTCSELEDDEHDEDAQRPGKRPRRVQDRESLDQAGIFEVHPLQIVLHVYDNEVSELKSAKLITLKFEYILQLNIICVGTEESNNGPENDILCNLFPDDTGCELPHQSAKLVVGDSIMFIRDRTSRPYKWAQHLAGINFLPEVSPLLLMSRETQENSDAAKDEDVISGFLPNRQHIRVHTILQRIRSKRKTQLALS; this is encoded by the exons ATGAGAACAGTTGAAGACGGTGGCGGCATAGAGGACGAGGAGATGGTGGTTCCGACGGCGGAAAGCGGAAGCAGAGACTCCAATGCTTCTTCATCGGAGGAATGTCCGTTCCGGTTGCTGCGAGACGCGAAGGCTTCTGCAGAGAGCATCGTGTCGGAGATGCTGTCTTTTAAAAGAGATGGAAAACCTAAATCGCTCCTCAGAGAACTCATTTCTCAGATGCTCCTCCAATTCCTCAATCTCCGTCAG ATAAATCGTTCTATACTGGTTGAGGAAGAACGTGTTAGAAGCGAAACTGAGAGTGCAAAGGTGCCTTTGGAGTCTACAACCCTGCAGCTTCACAATCTGATGTATGAGAAGAGTTATTATGTCAAAGCAATAAAGgcttgcaaagaattaacaacaaaatATCCTGATATTGAATTGGTGTCCGAGGAAGAGTTTTTTCGTGATGCGCCTGAAGAAGTCAAGGGCTGTGTTCTGTCAAATCACAGTGCTCATGATCTGATGCTTAAAAGGCTCAATTTTGAGCTATCCCAG cGCAAAAAGCTCTGTAAACTTCATGAAAAACtagaacaaaagaagaaaaccCTTTCGGAGACAATTGCAAAGCGAAAGAAGTTTTTGTCAACTCTCCCTTCAAATTTCAAGCCTCTTAAGAAAGCTTCCTTACCAGTACAAAATCAACTAGGCTTGGAGCATACTAAGAAAATAAAGCGGCATCATTCTGCGGAATTGCTTCCACAACCTCTTTATGTAATTTTCTCACAGTTGTCAGCTCAAAAGGAAGCATTTGGAGAAGCTATTGATCTGGAGATTATAGGAAACGTGAAAGATGCTCAAGCTTTAGCACATCATCAAGCTCTTAAGGACAATG GTATTTCCACATGTTCCGAATTGGAAGATGATGAACATGATGAAGATGCTCAGAGACCGGGCAAAAGGCCGAGGAGGGTTCAAGACAGAGAGAGTCTTGACCAGGCAGGAATATTTGAAGTTCATCCACTTCAAATTGTTCTCCATGTTTATGACAATGAGGTTTCTGAACTGAAGTCTGCAAAACTCATTACTCTGAAATTCGAATACATATTGCAGTTGAATATTATATGTGTTGGAACGGAAGAATCCAACAATGGTCCAGAGAATGACATTTTATGCAATTTATTCCCTGACGACACTGGTTGCGAGCTTCCTCACCAG TCAGCCAAACTCGTTGTTGGGGATTCCATAATGTTCATTCGTGATAGAACTTCCCGCCCTTACAAATGGGCTCAACACCTTGCCGGAATCAATTTCTTGCCAGAGGTGTCTCCTCTGCTGCTGATGAGCCGTGAAACTCAAGAGAACAGTGATGCAGCCAAGGATGAAGATGTTATATCTGGCTTTTTGCCAAACCGCCAACACATCCGAGTACATACAATTCTGCAGAGAATTCGTTCAAAGAGAAAAACTCAGTTGGCTCTCTCCTGA
- the LOC112756131 gene encoding uncharacterized protein isoform X2, translating into MSELGLPLSFHTTKEKSGPGKGKKKGSRSKLRRTCHTAEEVVSAAEFHDKASSSVSCVSMLGQSESSYCSVMEIDMTRCASVEGDNSACCTAEKHDEDIIEAATNETPDSDSLINNACVDLKIPPALATGVSAGSHLTSPSASYCGIKHDESLIGVECLEISPIVSKETTESETICNDDDAGTWHPPTNESELVTMSIEGTGCGQINMSNYLGELGDWMVFWDTFYMRKYFYNTTTQTSTWDPPPGMEHLAIVESIELDDGRALKEAEECKTQNNTKAPHETLIEEESEGKQHDEYSTSIEVGGKLVSDLTTHSEEQLVDHSDEYLERSSSNGGVSCSSVSNAMEHTISSNEGNIQAASEVNYKHLENMVIDTPEYIEFDPSTSKEGNKVKRRHRQRRKSYSETEVQFQEMPEEYPAAIGKYWWQRYILFSRFDDGVKMDEEGWFSVTPEPIARHQAERCASGIIIDCFVGVGGNAIQFVKSCNHVIAIDIDPLKIDYARHNAAIYGVDDQINFIIGDFFVLAPKLKADTVFLSPPWGGPDYLKVATYDMKTMLKPHDGFTLFNLAKEIASKVVMFLPRNVDFNQLAELSLSTSPPWSLEVEKVHLNGKLKAITAYFSDTRVGGCSMNKHIRFCSSSSDEESGSLQ; encoded by the exons ATGAGTGAATTGGGTCTCCCTCTTTCCTTTCACACAACCAAAGAG AAAAGTGGACCAGGGAAAGGTAAAAAAAAGGGCTCACGTTCAAAGCTTCGGCGTACTTGTCATACTGCAGAGGAGGTTGTATCTGCTGCTGAATTTCATGATAAGGCAAGCAGTTCTGTATCTTGTGTATCAATGCTGGGCCAAAGTGAATCATCTTACTGCAGTGTAATGGAGATTGATATGACTCGATGTGCCTCTGTTGAAGGAGATAATTCAGCATGCTGCACTGCAGAGAAACATGATGAAGATATAATTGAGGCAGCAACTAATGAAACCCCGGATAGTGACTCTCTAATCAACAATGCATGTGTTGATTTAAAAATTCCACCAGCTTTGGCCACCGGAGTCTCTGCTGGAAGCCACTTGACAAGTCCCAGCGCCAGTTATTGTGGGATAAAACACGATGAAAGCTTAATTGGCGTTGAATGTTTAGAAATTTCACCAATTGTTAGCAAAGAGACGACCGAGAGTGAGACCATTtgcaatgatgatgatgctggCACTTGGCATCCACCAACTAATGAATCAGAATTGGTTACCATGAGTATAGAAGGGACTGGATGTGGCCAAATCAACATGTCAAATTATCTTGGCGAACTCGGAGATTGGATGGTGTTTTGGGATACTTTCTACATGAGAAAATACTTCTATAATACCACAACACAGACTTCTACATGGGACCCACCCCCAGGGATGGAGCATCTAGCAATTGTTGAGTCCATTGAATTAGACGATGGCAGGGCTTTAAAGGAAGCAGAGGAGtgcaaaacacaaaataacactaAAGCACCCCATGAAACCTTGATTGAAGAGGAGTCAGAAGGAAAGCAACATGATGAGTATTCAACTAGTATCGAAGTTGGTGGCAAGTTGGTTTCCGATCTCACTACACATAGCGAGGAGCAATTGGTGGATCATTCTGATGAGTATCTTGAGAGAAGTagttccaacggtggagtttcatGCTCCTCAGTATCAAATGCTATGGAGCACACAATTAG TTCCAATGAAGGAAACATACAGGCAGCATCAGAGGTTAATTATAAACACTTAGAAAACATGGTTATTGATACACCTGAATATATCGAGTTTGATCCATCCACGTCAAAAGAGGGCAATAAAGTGAAAAGGAGACATAGGCAGAGAAGAAAATCCTATAGTGAAACTGAAG TTCAATTTCAAGAAATGCCTGAAGAGTATCCTGCTGCAATTGGCAAATATTGGTGGCAGAGATATATTTTGTTCTCTAGATTTGATGATGGTGTAAAAATGGATGAGGAAGGATGGTTTTCTGTCACTCCAGAGCCTATTGCTCGACATCAAGCAGAGCGTTGTGCTAGTGGCATTATAATTGACTGTTTTGTTGGTGTTGGTGGGAATGCTATCCAATTTGTGAAGAG TTGCAATCATGTGATAGCGATTGATATTGATCCGCTGAAGATTGATTATGCTAGGCATAATGCTGCCATTTATGGGGTGGATGATCAAATTAACTTCATAATCGGTGACTTCTTTGTCTTGGCACCTAAGTTAAAG GCCGATACGGTTTTCTTGTCTCCACCTTGGGGAGGACCTGATTATTTAAAGGTTGCGACTTATGACATGAAGACAATGCTTAAACCGCATGATGG ATTTACTCTGTTCAATCTTGCAAAGGAGATTGCTTCCAAAGTTGTAATGTTCCTTCCAAGAAATGTAGATTTCAATCAATTGGCAGAGTTATCTCTATCTACCAGTCCACCATGGTCACTAGAG GTGGAGAAAGTTCACTTAAATGGAAAACTGAAGGCGATCACTGCATATTTCAGCGACACAAGAGTTGGAGGTTGCTCGATGAATAAACACATTCGCTTCTGCTCaagctcaagtgatgaagaatcaGGATCCCTGCAATGA